A genome region from Frankineae bacterium MT45 includes the following:
- a CDS encoding L-ascorbate metabolism protein UlaG, beta-lactamase superfamily, with translation MSGPSPRSRGDDLSVTWWGHASTTIELAGCRVLTDPLFSTRLAHLRRVGGPVPVPDARRADVVVISHLHRDHLHTASLAELPPSTRVIAPRGASAAVARAQPKLAERFEEIDVGESITVGGVRIEAVPAAHDGRRAPRSRFRATALGYRLGSVDADAPRVWFAGDTGLFDGMREIGPVEVAVVPVGGWGPTLGDEHLDPEQACEAVQRVGARDAVPIHFGTYWPTGLRRAHPTSFRRLCQEPGSRFVAALAASQPQTRAHLLALGQRVELPGPR, from the coding sequence ATGAGCGGCCCGAGCCCACGCTCACGTGGTGACGACCTGTCGGTCACCTGGTGGGGGCATGCGAGCACCACGATCGAACTCGCCGGCTGCCGGGTGCTCACCGACCCGCTCTTCTCGACGCGGCTGGCGCATCTGCGTCGGGTCGGTGGTCCGGTTCCGGTCCCCGACGCGCGCCGGGCCGACGTCGTGGTGATCTCGCATCTGCATCGCGACCACCTGCACACCGCGTCGCTGGCCGAGCTGCCACCGAGCACCCGGGTCATCGCCCCGCGCGGCGCTTCGGCAGCGGTGGCCCGAGCGCAGCCGAAGCTGGCCGAACGCTTCGAGGAGATCGACGTCGGCGAGAGCATCACCGTCGGCGGAGTACGAATCGAGGCGGTGCCGGCCGCGCACGATGGGCGACGGGCTCCGCGGTCGCGCTTCCGGGCCACCGCACTCGGATACCGACTCGGGTCGGTGGACGCCGACGCGCCCCGTGTCTGGTTCGCCGGTGACACCGGGCTCTTCGACGGCATGCGTGAGATTGGCCCGGTGGAGGTCGCCGTCGTGCCCGTCGGCGGATGGGGGCCGACGCTGGGCGATGAGCACCTCGACCCGGAGCAGGCCTGCGAGGCGGTGCAGCGGGTCGGTGCCCGCGACGCGGTCCCGATCCACTTCGGTACCTACTGGCCCACCGGGCTGCGCCGGGCCCATCCAACGAGTTTCCGGCGCCTCTGCCAGGAGCCGGGGTCGCGTTTCGTCGCCGCCCTGGCCGCGAGCCAGCCGCAGACGCGGGCCCACCTGCTCGCGCTCGGCCAGCGGGTGGAGCTTCCCGGGCCGCGCTGA